CCTTCGAGAAGATGCACGGCGGTTCCGTGCTGCGATCGGTGGTTGAACTGTGAGCGGAGGTTCCGCGCAGGGCCTCCGGATCGACCGTCTGGTCACCTCGGGTACCTTCTCGCTCGACGGCGGCACCTGGGATGTTGACAACAACGTCTGGATCGTGGGCGACGAGTCGGAGTGCGTTGTGATCGACCCGGCGCATAACGCCGGTGCCGTGGCCGCAGCCGTTGCGGGCCGGAGAGTGAAGGCGATCCTGTTGACCCACGGACACGACGACCACATCGCCGCCGTCGGCGATTTCCGCGGCCGCGTCGGCGCGCCGGTATATCTGAACCGGGACGACTGGATGCTGTGGGAGCGGGTCTTCCCGGGAACCGAACCGGACCACGCGATCGAGGACGGCGACAGCTTCGAGGTCGCCGGCGCCCGGCTCGTGGCCCTGCACACGCCCGGACATTCGCCGGGTTCCATGTGCTTCCTGCTGGCGAAGGAGGGAACCGTTTTCAGCGGCGACACCCTGTTCCAGGGCGGTCCGGGGGCCACCGGCCGGTCCTACAGCGATTTCCCCACCATCATCGAGTCCATCAAGGGCCGGCTGCTGACGCTGCCGGCGGACACCGTGGTCCGGACCGGGCACGGTGACCCGACCACTGTCGGTGCCGAAGCGCCGCAGCTGCAGGACTGGATCGCCCGGGGCCACTAGGGGCCAGGGACCACCACCGGCAACAAGCAGGCCGGGCACCGCTGGTGCCCGGCCTGTTTGTTCGAACGTTCACGCGGGCCGGAGGCCAAACCGGGGTGAGCTATCCTGCGGGGGCGAACTGCGGGTCGGCATCCGGGACCGTCTCACCGCCGGTGGCTCTTGCCCTCCGCGGCAGGTTCGCGTAAGAGGGAACCATGAGTTCACAACAAGATCTCCTGCGCGGGCGCGTGGCCGTCGTGACTGGCTCGACACGTGGTTTGGGGTTTGCCATGGCCAGGGTCCTGGGGCACAGGGGCGCCACTGTGGTGCTGGCGTCCAGGTCGGAGGTCGACGTCGCGGCCGCCGTCGAGCGGCTGCGCACGGAAGGGATAGCGGCGTCCGGACGTCACTGCGACACCGGAGAACTGGCCGACGTCGAGGCCCTGCGCGAGGAGGCCCTCGGCCGCGGGATGCTCGACATCTGGGTAAACAACGCAGGTGCCGCCGGCGTCTTTGGGCCGACGGCGTCTACCCCGGTCGACGACTTCACGCGGGTGGTGCGCACGAATATCCTCGGCACGTTCCACGGCTCCAGGGTCGCGTTGCCAGTGTTCCTCGCCCAGGGCCACGGCGACCTCGTTAACATCTACGGCCAAGGCGACCAGGGTCCGGTGGCGCTGCAGAACGCCTATACCTCGAGCAAGCGCTGGGTCCGCCAGTTCACCGAGACGCTGCGCCGGGAGACCAAAAGCAGCGGCGTGCGGGTACATGGCATGAACCCCGGACTGGTGATGACGGACATGCTGGGGCACATCACCTCCCAGCCCGGGTACGGGCACCGACTGGGCGGGCTGCAGATCGTCGTCGGACTCTGGGGGCAGACCGCCGACGACGCAGCGCGCCCCATCGTGGAACTCGTCACCTCGGATGCCGCCGAGTACCGGTATCTGAGCAGGACAACAATGGTGACCCGGGGGGTGCGCAACGTGCTGGCCGGGCGCCTGCGGCGCGCCAACCGCATGCCCCTGGACGTCACAGTCCTTGGCGGGGCCGGCCGGGACTGACTGCGCCGCTACGGCCGCACTGAGGCGGTTGTCGAGCTGCCGTCCGCGCCGCGAAACAGCGCGTGAACAGTCGGCAAAGGCCTTCCGAACTGGGGCCCGGGGGTGGCCGGAGCCGGTGGCGGGGAAGGTAGTTTCGAGCCATGACACCTCCCACTTTGCGAAAAGGTGCGGCCGCAATTGCCGCCGTTGCCCTTGGACTTCCTGCAGCCTTCATTGCTCCAACAGGCGTGTCCTTCGCAGACACCGCGGTGCCTGCATCCCAGGTACACGGACGGCAGGACGGCGGCAAACTCGAACTCGGCGCCCCGGATCTTCCCGAGACGCGAACCGTCACCACCTTGGCCCCTGGCCTGACACGGACTTCCATCACCCGCGGCGCTCCGGACGCCGCGCTGTTCTGGACCGCCGAAGTCGCCATCCCGTCCACATCTGCCGATCCCGACGCTCCGGCTTCCGCATTGTCGGATGCAGCGACAGCCGAGGCGGTGGCCCTCAAACTCCGGGACGCCGGAGTCCAGGCGCGGGTTGAGCACGTCCAGTCACCCCAGCTCGCCGACGCCGGCGGAGACCTGGGATACCGTGTGCGCGCCGGCGCGTTTGAATCGAAGGACGCCGGCACGGCAACGATCAGCCAGCTCAAGGCAGCAGGCTACGCCGCCTCCGCCTTGTACACCGGCTGGGACGGTGATGCCGGGACCGCAGGGACAACCCGGGGCCCCTGGAAGCTGGAAGTCCTCACTCTTGATCCGAAGACTTTCCGGGGTGAGCTCACCTCCGGGTTCGGCCCGGACCTGCAGGACCGGGAAACCACAAGCCAGCTCGCGACAGCCGAAACTGCCCTGGCCGGGGTGAACGGCGGCTACTTCGTCCTGGACCCGAGGGCCGGTGCACCAGGCGACCCGGCCGGAACCGCAGTGGTCGGCGGCAAACTGCTCAGCGAACCCGTCGCGGACCGGCCGGCTCTGGTCATCGACGGCAAAAAGAACGAATCATCAATCAAACGGCTGACCTGGAGCGGTCGCATCTCGTCCCCCGGCCACGGCGCGCCGCTGGCCCTTGACGGCCTGAACCGGGTACCGGGGCTGATCCGCAACTGCGGAGGTACCGGCGATCTTCCCACCAACCTGCCCCTGCACGACGCCACTTGCACGGACCCCGACGAGACCGTCGCCTTCAGCGGGGAGTTTGGTCCCTCCACACCGTCCGGTCCGGGACTCGAAGTAATCCTCGATCAACACGGCACCGTAACAGCGGTCAACAACGCCCGGGGTGCAGCCGTCCCGGCCGCCGGCAGCACAGTGCAAGCCACCGGAGCGGACGTGGCCAAGCTCAAGGATGTGGCCATCCTCGGCAAACGCCTCGATGTCGAATCGGACCTGAGCAATGAAGCCGGCAAGGTGGAGAAGACCGGCGGGGCCACCTCCGTCGTCAACGGCGGGCCGATGCTCGTCTCCGGCGGCGTCGAGAACATCACCGCCCGAAAGGACGGTATGGTTCACGCCGACGACAACAACAGTTTCTATTACGGCTGGGTCCACAAGCGCAACCCGAGGACCATCGCGGGCGTCGACGCCCAAGGGCGCACCCTCCTGGTCACGGCCGACGGACGCCAAACCACATCGCTCGGGCTGAGCATCAAAGAAGCCGCCGACG
This genomic window from Arthrobacter sp. EM1 contains:
- a CDS encoding MBL fold metallo-hydrolase, which translates into the protein MSGGSAQGLRIDRLVTSGTFSLDGGTWDVDNNVWIVGDESECVVIDPAHNAGAVAAAVAGRRVKAILLTHGHDDHIAAVGDFRGRVGAPVYLNRDDWMLWERVFPGTEPDHAIEDGDSFEVAGARLVALHTPGHSPGSMCFLLAKEGTVFSGDTLFQGGPGATGRSYSDFPTIIESIKGRLLTLPADTVVRTGHGDPTTVGAEAPQLQDWIARGH
- a CDS encoding SDR family oxidoreductase; translated protein: MSSQQDLLRGRVAVVTGSTRGLGFAMARVLGHRGATVVLASRSEVDVAAAVERLRTEGIAASGRHCDTGELADVEALREEALGRGMLDIWVNNAGAAGVFGPTASTPVDDFTRVVRTNILGTFHGSRVALPVFLAQGHGDLVNIYGQGDQGPVALQNAYTSSKRWVRQFTETLRRETKSSGVRVHGMNPGLVMTDMLGHITSQPGYGHRLGGLQIVVGLWGQTADDAARPIVELVTSDAAEYRYLSRTTMVTRGVRNVLAGRLRRANRMPLDVTVLGGAGRD
- a CDS encoding phosphodiester glycosidase family protein; the encoded protein is MTPPTLRKGAAAIAAVALGLPAAFIAPTGVSFADTAVPASQVHGRQDGGKLELGAPDLPETRTVTTLAPGLTRTSITRGAPDAALFWTAEVAIPSTSADPDAPASALSDAATAEAVALKLRDAGVQARVEHVQSPQLADAGGDLGYRVRAGAFESKDAGTATISQLKAAGYAASALYTGWDGDAGTAGTTRGPWKLEVLTLDPKTFRGELTSGFGPDLQDRETTSQLATAETALAGVNGGYFVLDPRAGAPGDPAGTAVVGGKLLSEPVADRPALVIDGKKNESSIKRLTWSGRISSPGHGAPLALDGLNRVPGLIRNCGGTGDLPTNLPLHDATCTDPDETVAFSGEFGPSTPSGPGLEVILDQHGTVTAVNNARGAAVPAAGSTVQATGADVAKLKDVAILGKRLDVESDLSNEAGKVEKTGGATSVVNGGPMLVSGGVENITARKDGMVHADDNNSFYYGWVHKRNPRTIAGVDAQGRTLLVTADGRQTTSLGLSIKEAADVARSLGMVDAINLDGGGSTTMVVAGQVVNSPSDAAGQRPVGDALLVLPRRKN